TAATGATACTAACGAAATCAATTGTCGTGACGAGAAAGTTTAGACAATTTGTTGAACTTTAACGTTAATtgtatgaaacagaaatatataaactacataaaaatatgtatgctacaattattaacattaagagaaaagaaacgaaattattgcAAGCATTTTTTAGGCAAAAAAGATATAAATTGTTTCATGGTTTAAAGAATAGATTCTGGTTTTAAAACCCAAGTTAATCTTAGtaacgttaaaattaaaaaaatgttcttttttgTGAAAGAAAACAGGTTCACAGTGTTAGCATTATAACATAGAAATTACCGATGTTACCATAACTCGTCGTAATTTGATTTAAGAATATTCTGTTCAAATACAATATCACCGGTTACATTCCTTTTGTCATAAGTACATGCACGCTATTATATAGACAACAAAAGAAAATGGTAGTTCGTGACACATACATGTGCATCGCTTCACTGAtgaaattattgtaattaaagTCACAGAGACAAAGTAACGAGAGAAATTTCCTTTCGCTCGTGACCTTCGTTAAACTGCTAAGAGAAAACTTTACACATTATCgcgtgtaacaaatttttatatagaCACAATgctgaaaaagaaaacatttctaTACGATCAGCCAGCTATGTGTGTCTGttgttatttataaattatgatGTTATATACAGATAATACAAGGTAGATGATCAACGCACGTTTTCTATTACCGAGTGTTATCTTTTTAATCGATTCAGCGATCGACTAATATGCGAAATTATAGATATCGAAATATTTATGCAACCTTATCTTTGGACCGCACATATCAAATGTGTTTCACAATTCGATCAACCCGTATATATCTAATGGCACTCATTTATCTGAATCATTACATCTATATTGTATATGTCAAAGTATTTTAATCAGCTTCGAAATAAAGAATTTTCGAACATACCATTCGGTACCAATTGCATTCCTTTTATGCAGAAACAATTGTGAATATGATGGATATAGAGATACATAGTATAAAGAATACAAAGATTCAGATTCAGTGACGGTCTTGCAGTTAACGGaccgtttttctttttattgtatttatgaaaaaaaaataaagaatctaTAATAGATTTATATAACAAATCCATGGATCTGAGTACGAGAATAGAATAATGTTCGAATGAATGGCTACCAGTTTCAGATTCGCTATAAACAGAATTGAGATTACCATTCTCTGCCTCGCACTCATATTTCACCTAACGCTCATCTATATCTAAGAGTTTATATACACTTTTcacatattatatttaaatatagcaATCTGCAATGTCGATGCATAGAAATTGGTGGCGCCATCCAGTTTCTAGGAAAGGAACTATATGTCTAAAAACTTGGCGGTTTTGCCGGCGATGGTGTTGCTTACAGGTTTAAAATTagtttttattcattatttcttCTGACACGTTTGGTGTAATCCGTGTAGTGCGTAAGTAACCGTTAGACATTATATAGGTACTTGGCCACTTGTTGCAGCACATGTATTTATCTATGCGGAGAAAGCAAGATTCTCTTTCTCCTCTATTCTTAGAGAGGAGAAAATAGGATCTCGAAACGACCTTTGAACGTGCCGAAGAAACTAACTTGCGAAACTCAACTCAATGTTTACGATGTTACTAATCGTCTTATTTAGGGGTCGTATGtctctgttttttctttttttagtttagcaagagaaagaaaaatggaataaCGTCCGTTAGTGAGATAACGTCCACTTTATCTGAATTCCTAGAAGTCATCTCCCCGTATAAACGTTTGTATTCGATCGAGACTACGGACGCTAATGTGAGTAACACTGTAGCTATATAACGATTCGTTGACGCAGATTGTCGGTGCCATTGGTGTCAGAGCCGTTAGAGATTGATGCAACGAGCACTGCAACGGAAACAACAATACTCGCAAGAGAAACGACTTTTTTTACGATAATTTATACGTTTGACAATGTCGATAATAAAATCTATACTATTTATTTTGTCGATAATCGTGTTGGATTCTTCGATCGCTACGGTCGTGAACAATAGGCCGATAATCGGTGagtaatatatgtacatagataTAGTCATCTGTTTACATTATTTCATAGAGACGGTATTACCCCTAACCCGtgagaaatcgtgcgagatgcaCATCTCGACGACGAGATCTTGGAAACAATAAAGTAAGACGatgaaaacaaacaaaattattttcaaaaaagttCACTATCCATAAGTTTATCCGCTAATTTTTCCCTCTCGCGGCGTCAACCACGTATGTGGATCATACTTCCGTCTAATTTTGATTTCTCGCCAATTTCATATACGAAAGGTGTCTTAACGCAAGAATTGAGCCCTCTACTGCGTTCCAAGTATAACGGTTACCGTAGCTTTATCGTCGCATCGTACGTAAAATTTCTCGAGGGAGCTGGCGCAAGAGTTGTACCAATTTGGTGAGTGCATATCGTAACGTTATCACCATTGTTATTGCGTAATAGAACGGTTCGCACGATAATTTCCACCCCGGGAAAAAAATGGTCGTTTCTGCGCCCGAGATACAAGAGAACTATAGAGCGGAgtaaaaattttcttacgaaaagtatttaatttttaatgcaaTACTGCTACATTGTGTCctggtaaaaattatattaaaaaaaaaaaaaaagaaaatgaaaaaatgttgaatttacGGGGCCTAATTTCATCCCCgcgagaacatttttttcgattgaaaaattatgCCATGTGTGGTCCTTACGTATATATAATtgcgtataaataaatatattacctTACGTATAATTCCATTAAAATCGAACTTGTCAATTAAGGGTGTTTTCTTACGATTGAGCGTACGAATAATTTCGTTAGCCACTGCATTGTGTTGTTGCGGACTACAACTTGCGGAaaacaagaaattttgaaaatcaattgaaaattacttgaaaatcaattgaaaattacttgaaaatcaattttgaaaatcaattgaaaattacttgaaaatcatttttgaaaatcacTTGAAAATTACTTGAATTcttaacgaaaatttcatttatcgatCAAAATGTAAACCGGTGGGTTCGATGCACTTTAAGCACCGTTAAAGCGTGGTGTATTGTTTATTATAGGATCGGGAGAAATGATAATTACTACACAGATATCATGTCTCAGATAAACGGGTAAGTAGTCGAAGTCACGACGAAACTCGAGTGTTCACGAGTAATGTTGATCGGTGGTAtagttattttacaatattttcaacagAGTTCTATGGCCCGGTGGAGGGTCATCGTTCGACAAAGTCTATGGATATGCCGACACAGGAGAACGTATTTACAAGTAACAGAATCACgtagaaatattcttttaatttaacactaaaactatcGCAGGTGAACATTTACTAACactgttattattactattttgtATCGGACcagatacgtatcttcgaagttagttgGGGtgatggtaaattaatttacgagtaccattagtgtattttgataattgtccacgaatattgtggaCAAAGGCATcgttaattgtataattttaaaaggaagtttcaaacaagtaaaattgacccctttggtagctcTAGTGTTAATTTTTAACTAATAcaaatacgtatcttcgaagttagttgGGAtgatggtaaattaatttacgagtaccattagtctattttgataattgtccacgaatattgtggaCAAAGGCATcgttaattgtataattttaaaaggaagtttcaaacaagtaaaattgacccctttggtagctcTAGTGTTAATTTTTAACTAATAcaaatacgtatcttcgaagttagttgGGAtgatggtaaattaatttacgagtaccattagtctattttgataattgtccacgaatattgtggaCAAAGGCATcgttaattgtataattttaaaaggaagtttcaaacaagtaaaattgacccctttggtagctcTAGTGTTAATTTTTAACTAATAcaaatacgtatcttcgaagttagttgGGAtgatggtaaattaatttacgagtaccattagtctattttgataattgtccacgaatattgtggaCAAAGGCATcgttaattgtataattttaaaaggaagtttcaaacaagtaaaattgacccctttggtagctcTAGTGTTAATTTTCAACTAATAcaaatacgtatcttcgaagttagttgGGGtgatggtaaattaatttacgagtaccattagtctattttgataattgtccacgaatattgtagacaaaggcatcgttaattgtataattttaaaaggaagtttcaaacaagtaaaattgacccctttggtagctcTAGTGTTAATTTTTAACTAATAcaaatacgtatcttcgaagttagttgGGAtgatggtaaattaatttacgagtaccattagtctattttgataattgtccacgaatattgtggaCAAAGGCATcgttaattgtataattttaaaaggAAGTTTCAAACAAGTTAAATTGAccactttggtagttctagtgttaataataTCAATTAAATTATGTTACGCGTGTAGAACGTAAATAATGGTAAGTAAGAACTGTAACTTGAATGCTTCCTCCAAATTGATGAATAAAGTATCAAACGTGCAAACGTTAAGAGAGCAATTGAATGATCAACAACGAGAGATGCAACCGGGAAGAGaacgattcttcgttcgaaagtattTAAATCGAAAGCGTTGAACaaagtttcttcctttgttactTTACAGTTAAATATTCGTACAGATTTATCCTGCcgttgaacaattttatttcttttcgaaatatagatccttttttttttaaatcaattttgaaaatcacttgaaaattacttgaaaatcaattttgaaaatcaattgaaaattacttgaaaatctattttgaaaatcaattgaaaattacttgaaaatcaattttgaaaatcaattgaaaattatttgaaaatcaattttgaaaatcacttgaaaattacttgaaaatcaattttgaaaatcacttgaaaattacttgaaaatcaattttgaaaatcaattgaaaattacttgaaaatcaatattaaaaatcacttgaaaattacttgaaaatcaattttgaaaatcaattgaaaattacttgaaaatcaattttgaaaatcaattgAAAATCCATGGAAAATCAATTATAAAAATCAATCGAAAGTCAACCAAAAGTCAATTGAAGATCAATCGAAGATCAGTTGAAAATCAGTTGCAAcgaaacgttcttttttttacgaTCAGTTAccaatgtataataaaaaacCATAGTTTATTTCTAAAGTTACGAACGGTCTGTTCATGCGTTTTCAATTTATAgaatcgcgaaacgaatgaaCGACGAAGGTGATTACTTTCCGATCTTTTCGATCTGTTTGGGATTCGAATTGTTAACGTATGTCACTGCAAACCGTTCTAAGCACAGAAAAGTTTGCGAAGCCGAAGGTTTAGCGCTTCCTCTTGAATTTACATCAGGTGAGTGTATCAAGAATCTaaacagaattttatttaaacaatagaCGACCAAGGACAAGCCTCCAAAATTGATTAGAATTTTATGGTACAATTTCGATTGTAccttttatcgataaataacgCTCCTACGACAAACAACGCGCTCTACGAAGAATAATTGTTAAGTgtctaaaaatatttaacaaactttttttttacgtttcagATTACCAAAGGAGTGTAATGTTCCGTAACGCTTCGgacgaaattataaatatattgagGTCAAATAACGTGACCATGAATAGTCACACGTATTGCATTACGATGAAAGTAAGTTTTATTTCCCAACTCTTTAGTTTTTAATCGAAACATTCAATTCGCGTTACTTACAAAACGAAATTACAGGCGTTGCAGACGGCTCATATAGCTGATAAATTTCACGTATTGTCTTTGAATCGAGACGTAAATGGAATCGAGTTCATTTCATCGCTGGAGTCCATCGATTATCCATTTTTCGGCGTACAATTTCATCCGGAGAAGAATCTGTACGAGTGGGCGATCGGATATCACATTCCCCATTCGAAATCGGCTGCTTTAGTTTCGCAATACTTTGCCaattttttcgtcgacgaaGGTACGCAGCTTCAGCGAACATTTTCGTAACAGTTATTTCGAAGCGAATGACGATCGATTAATCGACAAAACCACTTTTTTCTACAGCGCGCAAGAACCAGCACGCTTTCCGATCGAAAGAGATAGAATTCGCAAAGTTAATTTACAACTATCCGGTGACTTATACGGCCTCGAAGAACGTAAGATACATGCAGACTTACCTGTTCGATTAACTGTCACACTTCATTGTAACACAGTTGTCACTCGGTGTGAATTCAAAGCGAATTAGAAAAGTATTTATCCGCTTTACACGAGTTTGTACGTTAACATTCTGTATAATATTCTTTGAGCGTTCCATCGAACAAGTAGGGTTCTTAGCGTTCCATTATCGTACGTacctaaatatatatatacaatagtgttcaacaattataatttatacgacTGAATATATATACGAATATATATACGACTATATATATTACGAATATATATACGACTGAAAACAACGCAACGTCAAATACAGTAACTACAATTTCCTTCGAATCTTAACAGAATGTTAAAACAGAGTACAAAATATCCCCCTTCTGTTATTATTCAAAATGTATGCAGCAAAATGTGAGCAGTTCGGACTACGAATTGGattttaagaagaaatataaaacCGTGAGCGGGGAAGTCGCACTACCGCccctttttctattattttacgtGTTCGATAACTGTGCCTCGAATAGTTGACGAACACGCCTCAAGGTTGTCGGAAAGAAAGTAACGTTCCATTATCGTATGTacctaaatatatatatacaatagtaTTCAACAATTATAAACGATTGAAAACAACGCAACGTTAAATACAGTAACTACAATTTCCTTCGAATCTTAACAGAATCTTAAAACAGAGTACAAAATATCCCCCTTCGGTTATTAttcaaaatggaagaaaaatcaCGTATCTAACAATGattagaaaaacacacatttaacGTATTcaacgtttgaaattattttctcatttACATTTTGGAGCAGTTCAGGCTACGAATTGGATTTTAAGAAGAAATGTAAAACCGTGAGCGGGGAGGTCGCACTACCACccctttttctattattttacgtGTTCGATAACTGTGCCTCGAATAGTTGACAAACACGCCTCAAAGTTGTCGGAAAGAAAGTAGCGTTCCATTATCGTATGTacctaaatatatatatacaatagtaTTCAACAATTATAAACGATTGAAAACAACGCAACGTTAAATACAGTGACTACAATTTCCTTCGAATCTTAACAGAATCTTAAAACAGAGTACAAAATATCCCCCTTCGGTTATTAttcaaaatggaagaaaaatcaCGTATCTAACAATGattagaaaaacacacatttaacGTATTcaacgtttgaaattattttctcatttACATTTTGGAGCAGTTCAGGCTACGAATTGGATTTTAAGAAGAAATGTAAAACCGTGAGCGGGGAGGTCGCACTACCACccctttttctattattttacgtGTTCGATAACTGTGCCTCGAATAGTTGACAAACACGCCTCAAAGTTGTCGGAAAGAAAGTAGCGTTCCATTATCGTATGTacctaaatatatatatacaatagtaTTCAACAATTataaacgatcgaaaacaaCGCAACGTTAAATACAGTAACTACAATTTCCTTCGAATCTTAACAGAATCTTAAAACAGAGTATCTAACAATGATTAGAAAAACACGCATTTAACGTATTcaacgtttgaaattattttctcatttACATTTTGAGGAAAAATTTGGAGCAGTTCAGGCTACGAATTGGATTTTAAGAACAAATGTAAAACCGTGAGCGGGGAAGTCACACTACCACccctttttctattattttacgtGTTCGATAACTGTGCCTCGAATAGTTGACAAACACGCCTCAAGGTTGTCGGAAAGAAAGTACGCGCGGAGAGGGGGCGTGGCGGGGGCAGGGGGGCGGAGTTAGTGTGCACGGAACGCACGCGCAGCCAGCGGCCAGGTAAAATCTCACCTGTTGAATGCCAGGTGAAATGTCAGTCGATGCATCCACGTGATACACTGCGATTCGGCTCGCCGCGCGAATATCGAGAAGCGTCGTGCTCGCGTTTCGGGGGCCCGTGTTCGCGAGCAATTACGTGACGCGTTATCGGACACGGTGTTACGATAACCGATCGGGGTAACGTTTCGTGAAAATATCGAGATACCGTTAACCTAGATCGCCGCTGTGCGAGATCGTAATCGTTCGAGTGACGGAATTCGAGGACGCGTCAGGTATCGATCCCCCGTGGATCCTCTCGGTGAGGATTTTCTTATTCGTCTTTTCGCGCAGTCTCTCTGTTAAACATTGAACGttgaattattttgtttcttcttttcgagaGTTGCGCACAGAATCGAGAAGTAGCGTTTTACTCGCTGCGACGAGCTATCttgtttctcgaaaattggGAAATGGAATCGGGAAGAATTTAATTCGATCGCTGCGATaagttatatatttttcgaaagttgcgaatggaattgaaaaggAGTGTTTTACTCGCTGCGATCGGTTATGTTTTTTCTCgaaagttgtaaataaaatcGACAAGAATTTAATTCACTCGCTGCGATAAggtatatttttctcgaaagttgtaaataaaatcgagaaaaattcaatttactcgCTGCGATGAGTTACATATTTTTCGAAAGTTGCAAATAGAATCGAGAAGAATTTAATCCACTCGCTGCGATAAggtatatttttctcgaaagttgtaaataaaatagagaaaaattcaatttactcgCTGCGATAAGTTACATATTTTTCGAAAGTTGCAAATAGAATCGAGAAGAATTTAATTCACTCGCTGCGATAAggtatatttttctcgatagttgtaaataaaatagagaaaaattcaatttactcgCTGCGATAAGTTACATATTTTTCGAAAGTTGCAAATAGAATCGAGAAGAGTTACTTTACTCGCTGCGATGAGCTATGTTTTTCTCgaaagttgtaaataaaatcgagaaaaattcaatttactcgCTGCGATAAGTTACATATTTTTCGAAAGTTGCAAATAGAATCGAGAAGAATTTAATTCACTCGCTGCGATAAggtatatttttctcgaaagttgtaaataaaatagagaaaaattcaatttactcgCTGCGATAAGTTACATATTTTTCGAAAGTTGCAAATAGAATCGAGAAGAGTTACTTTACTCGCTGCGATAAACtatgttctttctcgaaggtTGTAAATAGAATCGAGAAAGATTATTTTACTCGCTGCGATGAGCtatgtttttctcgaaacgtaaCAATTATTGCGATGTcgaaataaaattgagaaaaattactTTGCTCGTTTTAACGAGTGATATTCCTTTTCGTCGAAAGTTGCgaataaaatggagaaaaattattttactcgttacaATGAGTAAATAATGTCTAGgagatcgattaaaattaacaaaaataccgtACAGGTGTCGAATAAAATCTacgtaaacgaaaaataaatatcttcCGCCGTAATTCGGATTTGTTGGTAAATGTTTGAATTCTTTTCGGTCGTGGACCAGCTGTTTGGTCGATCTCGACGACAAAGACCGAATAAAACGTGCTCGATTAACGCAGATTAAACAATCTCCTCCGGATAGTaaatggtcgagtttctaatttaacgATCGTTCTCCTCGTTCGTTGCTTACGGAATAATCGATGTTAAAACAGCCAATGAACACTTCATCGTAATTTACGACTATTCTTCGTCTCAACCGACATCGTCGAAACACGAAactgaaataaattaatttttaacaccgTGCTCGTGATCGGtttaaaaacgacgaaagaaatatcgACACCTACGATAATAATTCTTGAACTCGAAGAatgtccatttctcgcgattttCCACTTAACGATACATTTCCTTAACTACTGGAACCAAAGAATCTCATCGAATcgcaataattgtttaaaatgtcTTCGTAATGTTCTCTCGGTG
The Ptiloglossa arizonensis isolate GNS036 chromosome 3, iyPtiAriz1_principal, whole genome shotgun sequence genome window above contains:
- the LOC143143986 gene encoding gamma-glutamyl hydrolase B-like, which encodes MSIIKSILFILSIIVLDSSIATVVNNRPIIGVLTQELSPLLRSKYNGYRSFIVASYVKFLEGAGARVVPIWIGRNDNYYTDIMSQINGVLWPGGGSSFDKVYGYADTGERIYKIAKRMNDEGDYFPIFSICLGFELLTYVTANRSKHRKVCEAEGLALPLEFTSDYQRSVMFRNASDEIINILRSNNVTMNSHTYCITMKALQTAHIADKFHVLSLNRDVNGIEFISSLESIDYPFFGVQFHPEKNLYEWAIGYHIPHSKSAALVSQYFANFFVDEARKNQHAFRSKEIEFAKLIYNYPVTYTASKNVRYMQTYLFD